In Desulfofundulus kuznetsovii DSM 6115, the following are encoded in one genomic region:
- a CDS encoding recombinase family protein — translation MVTVNPARWVRLGWLRNFTQLGIPTPSQFRGVHRGKKGKPVTQWSETTVQRILTHTAYKGTNYFWRGDSVPVSQERVERAKATNPNDGWYAVDFPVIIDPLLWEKAQEKRVGARGGFNRKYPKPLLAGRINCGLCQHAYGIGYYNTGKTLVFKCNGRLKKNHLDGSPRCTSPILYGEALTEEVKSRIVKLLRSPEQMRTAIEEYVETLERRKEELETLLSPINEQLSQVQEKQRRLANIYLNQGALARPVGS, via the coding sequence ATGGTGACGGTAAATCCGGCCCGATGGGTACGGTTAGGGTGGCTGAGAAACTTTACCCAGCTTGGTATTCCTACGCCCTCTCAATTTCGCGGCGTTCACCGAGGCAAGAAGGGTAAACCGGTCACCCAGTGGAGCGAAACCACGGTTCAGAGAATCCTTACCCACACCGCTTATAAGGGTACGAACTACTTTTGGCGCGGTGACAGTGTGCCGGTAAGCCAAGAGCGGGTTGAAAGAGCTAAGGCAACAAATCCCAATGATGGATGGTACGCGGTTGATTTCCCTGTTATAATTGACCCTCTCCTGTGGGAGAAGGCGCAGGAAAAGAGGGTTGGAGCGAGAGGAGGCTTCAACAGGAAGTATCCTAAACCGCTTCTTGCAGGACGTATCAACTGCGGGTTATGCCAACACGCCTACGGTATCGGGTATTATAACACCGGAAAAACGCTTGTCTTTAAGTGTAACGGAAGGCTCAAGAAAAACCATCTCGACGGTAGTCCGAGATGTACCTCTCCCATCCTCTACGGTGAAGCGTTAACGGAAGAGGTTAAAAGCCGCATTGTAAAGCTCCTCCGTAGCCCGGAACAGATGCGAACAGCTATCGAAGAATATGTAGAAACCTTGGAACGGAGAAAGGAGGAACTGGAAACCCTGCTCTCACCAATAAACGAACAACTCTCTCAAGTCCAGGAGAAGCAGCGTAGGCTCGCCAACATTTACCTTAACCAGGGTGCTCTTGCCCGCCCCGTTGGGTCCTAA
- a CDS encoding helix-turn-helix domain-containing protein, whose amino-acid sequence MNALLTTNETAEILGISPIAVANLLRDKKLPGIKKRGDDGIDRWFIRREDVALYCAGLAIFKYAPAQSQN is encoded by the coding sequence GTGAACGCGCTACTTACTACCAATGAAACGGCTGAAATCCTCGGAATATCGCCCATTGCGGTCGCCAATCTCCTTCGGGATAAGAAACTGCCGGGTATCAAGAAACGAGGTGATGACGGGATTGACCGCTGGTTCATCAGACGGGAAGACGTTGCCCTCTACTGCGCGGGGTTGGCTATTTTCAAGTATGCTCCAGCACAAAGCCAGAATTAG
- a CDS encoding recombinase family protein — MILRKRAAILARVSTEDQVEGTSLDIQVEICMAEAQKRGYHITPADVFKEDGYSGALGINDRPILRNLWEKYQAGEYDAIFLYRQDGLARSVAILSALRDEALKPRRCGTKGDGFIFVQGGFEDTPEGRLFSNIQGSFAEYEREVIRLRTLTGKKKRAQEGKFFGTAVFGYRWNKEKQRWEIVEEEAKIVRLIYNWYVYGDGKSGPMGTVRVAEKLYPAWYSYALSISRRSPRQEG; from the coding sequence GTGATACTACGGAAACGAGCAGCGATACTGGCAAGAGTTTCCACAGAAGACCAGGTAGAAGGTACCTCTCTCGATATTCAAGTCGAAATTTGCATGGCGGAAGCTCAAAAGAGAGGATACCACATTACCCCTGCGGACGTTTTCAAAGAGGACGGATACAGTGGTGCCCTTGGTATTAACGACAGACCTATCCTCCGTAACCTGTGGGAAAAGTATCAGGCTGGAGAATACGACGCCATCTTCCTTTACCGGCAGGACGGGCTTGCACGCTCGGTAGCAATCCTCTCAGCACTTCGGGATGAAGCCCTCAAACCGCGCCGATGCGGAACCAAAGGTGACGGTTTCATTTTCGTTCAAGGGGGATTTGAGGATACACCGGAAGGCAGGCTCTTCTCCAATATCCAGGGATCGTTTGCAGAGTACGAAAGAGAGGTAATCCGCCTTAGAACTCTGACCGGTAAGAAGAAGAGAGCGCAAGAAGGAAAATTCTTCGGTACCGCAGTATTCGGTTACCGATGGAATAAGGAAAAGCAACGCTGGGAAATTGTCGAAGAAGAAGCCAAAATAGTCCGGCTCATCTATAACTGGTACGTCTATGGTGACGGTAAATCCGGCCCGATGGGTACGGTTAGGGTGGCTGAGAAACTTTACCCAGCTTGGTATTCCTACGCCCTCTCAATTTCGCGGCGTTCACCGAGGCAAGAAGGGTAA